AATCTGAATGGTAGTTTGCGCTGGGCCCGGCCCGAGCTTGTCTCCACCTTCAGGGTGTTTTCGCCCAGAATCGACATGCtgcttttgatttgttttgctcTGGATGACTTCTCTTCTTCAAGACCAATCTGCATCATCATTTTGGCTCTGACTGGTGTCGGTTGTTTGTCTCATTTATTTCTTGTCTCGTTGATCTTGTCAGTGTTATGATCTAAAATGTGCCATGGCCATCTGCGTTTTAAATTGTGGGTGTTAGATCTGCTCTCTTTGCCTTTTCTCTGCGGCACACAAATAGGGGAACCACTTAGGTGGTCTTGACTACAGACCTGGTAAGTTCACATGTAAACTGTGGAGAAGTTAAGGAGAATTAGGGTGGGATTTTTTCCCACAGTTGTCCTTTCATACATGAAGCACAGCAGGAAATAGTCAGTTTTCTAACTGCTGGAAATGACTACTGCTGGAAATGACTGGGAGATGACGCCTACTCGCTGGCGGTGAATGTCTGGTTTTGGCTAGAAGAGTTCAGAGCTGCAGTGCATGTATGAAACAGCTTCAGACTAGATAAATCCTCCAGATCGGCCTCTGTAGAGACTGTAGATTGaaggtgtgaaatgtattttaaatgtgtctGGGCAAAAACACATTGTGCTCAGTTAGAgtaaaaagtgctttataagtATCAATCCATTCAACATTTACTGTGATCACTGACTGTAATCAAACATAGACTGTGTATGGTTGTTTAAGTGGATAAAGTGTGGACCAATCAGAGGTGGATTAGGGTGAAAAAAATAGCGCCTGCGGAGAGAGGCGAGCCATAGCAAGATTTACTTGCTAAACGGATAATCTACACATCCTCAGTGTTAATTTCAgcatgtatgtgtttgtgtgtgtgctgtatgGACACGGTTCGCAACCCTGTACTGCTGCTCTTCACACTTCATTACTTATgggcacagagacacacaaacacgcacttcctgttgttgtctcAGCTTAGAGTTAACCCTTTAAGCTTACATCAAACACTCACAGAAACAACCACAGGTTTAATATTTCTGCCTCATGTATAGGAAGGTAAATGTGACCTGTAAGGAAGAAAAGAACAGGAGAAAGCTAAAGTAAAAGAAGGATAAAAGGGAGGAAGGACAAGAAGGTGGGAGGGAAGTCAGGGagcaaaagaaaccaaacaccAACATTCAGATTCGTGTCTGTCTTATGCAGGGAGGGAAACCAGACCTGAACACAGCTCTGCCCATCAGACAGACGGCCTCCATCTTTAAACAGCCCGTTACCAAGGTTACGAGTCACCCCGGAAACAAGGTGAAGACAGACCTGCAGCGAGCGATCGAGCAGCCCAAACAGGTGAGacgctgaaacacacacacacaaatacacatacaGGTAATTCAGGAGGGCGAGGTCAGGCTCTTACATAAGAGACGGCTGTGAGGAGGAGAAGAGTGTAATGACAGCTGGAACCACTAGAGGGTGCTGAAGCATCATGGGAAAAGCAGCACACGGAGGACTGAATGATGATTGGAGGGAGAGAAATATGTTGGGTAGAATGATACTGTTAATGAAAGGTgataaaatatgcatttaagCCCCACAGTTCTTCTATTCTAAGACATTCATTTGGGTTCACAGACTAGATGAAAATGAGCTCTTTTTCTGCCACTGAACAGTAAGAGGTTAGCATCCATCAGACTGCCTGCAACATCTTTAGAGCTAGAGTCCAACTTACCCCTCAGTATCGAATTTTTTCCTTGTTGGAACTCTTCACTATAAAAGTTTTTAACAACAGTACTGTTGTCTTTTAACTCTGTCCAGTTAAAGCAGAGCAGCAGGAAAGGAACCTGGTTCCATTATCCTGTTAACATCCTCCAGGTCCCTGCTGACCCATCTACATCCAGCCCTGTTTAAAACATTAAACCATGAGGCTAACATTAATGTGTGAgtgatggtttgaaagaggagtgaaagaagccatctatgtccactgtgaacgaccatctttgaacagaggtggtggtttacgacaccaactgtctgccatctataatccagttttgagatccatTTCCAggcgccttaacgcccactcacatcctgggccatctgacctcaggaaatcacatgatagggtggggccaggtttcacagtgAGTTCACCCGAAACATCGGCTGAatgtgacccacacccgctttcacaccttaACAAATGTGATTAGATAGAGGATCAACAGGGGGTTCATGACCCTCtagggggacactcccatacgGCTTAAATCGGGGACTTTCCAcaatttgaccttagaactaaagaagcttctcggatgagaggtgaaatgtcttcaagtaacttaaagaagtccagacgcttttctttccaagctcaaTATACTTAGTCTCTGAATGAATGTGCAGCATTAATGCTTTTGGGCTGGCTTGAGTTTTTAGATGTGAATAAACAGATCTGGTAAGCAGGATGGTCTGTGGAGTTTAGGCTATATTTCTCAGATTTCTTTCCTTCTATGCACTTGTCATTGACTCAGGTGTGCAGATTTTCTTAAATTTGTTATTTGAATAAACTGATCTGGCCACTCAGATCTTTGCATTTGTGCTTGTAGCTCAAAATATGCAGCAGCACTGAATATACAGTGATATGTAAATAGtaaataatactattttacCTCTGCCACACAGTTAGATTCTGCTCTGGGTCAGTCAGCTTACTGAACCGATTTCTCTGCCTCATCAGATATGATCCCAACTCTGCCAACAACAGCTCAAACGATCCCACTGACATCCAAAAATATGCTGTCATGCAGCTTCGACTCCTGGATCAAACCAGGAAATTCTCTTGATAATTGAATGAACTCAGCGCCACTTTTTCACAACCCGCCCAGCGTGCGATGGCCTTTAGGGTTAGGTTGGATTTCAGCTGCATGCTGAGTCAAATATAGAGAATCTAGAAGATCTTTTAAAGATTTACCTTTGCTTTGTAGTTCATCTAAGATTTCCATTTGAGCATTTCAAACAGGAATTTCTGATTCTAACCCTTACCCTGAACAATTTCATGAGGCCTGATGGACATTAAGAGTTTAAAGTATTATATTTGAAAATGTCTTGAAAATGAACAAGCAAAACTAATCAAAAACCAGTGAGATGATCAGATAAacagctgtctgtctgtctgtctgcagctgTTTTGGGAGAAGAGGTTGAAAGGTCTGCGGTCATCAGACGTCACAGAGCAGGTCCTGCGTACCATGGACCTGCCCAAAGGATTGCAGAGTAGGTCTCCAACAACAGCTTGAATCCAGTCCTTCAGCCTGTCTTGACCTCTGACACATCTCTTGATCTCGTTCTCTCATTGGACAGGTGTCGGTCCAGATGCGAGTGACGACACCCTGCTGTCGGCCATCGCCAGCGCTCTGCACATGAGCTCAGCTCCGATTACGGGACAGACGTCTGTAGCGGCTGAGAAGAATCCGGCAATCTGGCTCAACACGTCCCAGCCGCTCTGCAAGGCCTTCACCGTCACCGACGAGCACATCCGGTAAGACCCACAGTCCTCAAACAGTCTTTGTCCCCCCTCAGCTCTCAGTCACTACAAGGCATTCGGCTGATTGTAACCAAAGAGGGAGAAGTGCATGCTTCTCCCTCGGACATGAGCACTTGAAGCCGTGCTAAAATGCTAATGTTTGTGCCAGCTCTCTGTGAACCCAGCTCTAAAGATTAATTTGGAACAGGGATTTTCATATTGAGAGGTGAAAGATacaatcaacacacacacacagatacacacagctTAAGAAGGCAATTATGGTACTTTAAAGCTTTGAGTGTCCTGTTGCTGCATTTTTAGTTGTAATTAGTGCTTCTTGTGAGTCACAACTAATCAGAGTACAAAGACATGATACACAGTGTGACTTACACTTTCCAAGGAGATCATTATCTTTGAAGTCCACTgcaaacaaacatacacaaacatgtTAAGAGCTCCGGGGCTTGTTTAAAAGTTTTCTTCAGTATCAAAGTAATGCAGTGGTAGCTGTCTGTGCTTCGGTGGAAATACTGCAAGCCAGACCTTTTAACAAATAGTAAATTTGGCATGCTTCTTGTATCGTCCGTTTATTTTCCTCCACTTTTCTTATGTCGGCTTTCAGAAGAATATTCCAGACATGCTTCTCCAGCAGAGCTTTTCAGTTCCCATTTGGGGAGATGAGGTGCTCCCCGGCCAGATTAGATATTTAAACCCTTTCCAGCAAGTTCAGGTTCTGTCCCTGGGGGGGGCTCTACTCTCATCTGGGTATGCCCAGAAAACCTCCAAAGGCAGATATCTAGGAGGCATTGTGATCAGCTGCCTGAACCATCTGTGTTGGCTCCTTTCAACACCTAGGAGCAGTGTCTCTACTCCGAATGTTCAAGCTCCTTTCGCATATCTCTTGAGCAACCTGTTGAAAAGATCTTAAAGACATTGCATCCAGACAACTAAACAATGCTGAGATTTGTTTAAAATTGAAAGGAGAAAAGCTGAATTCGCAGTTAATTCAACAGATAAACTAACCTCGAAGCAGCAAATATCCATGGACCCTGTTTTCTGGGCATAATCTGACCTGCCAGTCATTTGCTTTTAACCCTCTGAAGTGTAAATCCTCACATCCAAATCTGAACTCAACCTTAGATTTTGTTGGGAAAACTGACCTTTTTGGGAAAAAGTGAGGAGTTTTTGATGTGTGTCAGGGAGAATCATGATCTTTCCTGGTTGGTGTGAGTTGGGAGAACAATAGAAAAAAGACATACATGTTAGAGAAACAGAGGATTTATGCTTCAGTGGAAATTCTGTGCCACAGCTACGTTGTAACCACAAAGTCCTCTGAAGCCCTGTGACCTAACCCACGGTCTAACCTGACGTACACTTCAGTAGAACAACTGCGGTGATTAACCTGTTCGGTACCAGCAATTGCTCCTGTGTATTTCTGCCTATTTTTTTGCTGCACTTTATGGATTCATCAGTGAGACAATAAAAATCATATCCTCAATGTATAAGCATAAATGCTTTCCATGATGACTTAGATCTGAGGGGGTTAAATCAAATCATCCATTTACGTATAAAGTTGGTTTAAAAGCAAAAGGACATCTGAGCAGCTTGGTGAACTTCTCAGACAACCAGCAGATTTAAATCCAGACCTTCTTTTACTGCTGTACCAACGAGTTCCTCCACATGGTTCACAAAGCATCTCTTTAATTGACATCAAATGCAAAATGTCTCCTTTTTATCACATTCAGGGTGAAACAGGGATCCTGGCAGTTAGCTTAACTTGTCAGCGGGTGGATCAAATGGGTGCGTCTCACATTCCTGCACAAGCAGATTACTTCTGATTGGATCGCTTCCAAACTCGTGCTGCTTTTCTGCACAACTTAATTAGTTCTGAGTGGATCTCGTCATCTGTCCAGAATATTTTCACGTTGTTATTATTTCATACATCATAGTTTTTGTCCTCGTGAATTAGTTTTTATTCATCGTCTCGTGGTCATCAGTACAAAAAGGCCATTGACACAAAagctggtgtaaacattaagcACTGACTATCCTGAGGCTTGTGCAAGTCGGTGCACCATGACCCAGTAACATAAATgatataaacatgtttttttaaaaaacatatttaaaaagttGTCAGCTGATAGGGTAGTCTGTGCGCTTGAGTGATCAGACGGTTTCACAACCAAATAAAATGTCAGATGTGTGAAAGCAAGGCAAAGAGACGTGTTTGCATATTTAACGCAGCGCTGAGGTGTAACTGGGACACCGCGTCTAACACGATTTTAGATTGGATGGCTGTGTACGGTTCAGACCTCAGATCAACAGAAAATAGCTGAGTGGGTAAACATGAATTGGAGAATGGCTGAGCCGAGTAAAGGTCTTCGTAATAGACTCAAAAGAAAGACTTTCACCTTTAACTCTTTCACTGCATTTATATGTAAAGGTGATGTTTCTTTAGCCGGTTAACATCCAAGAAGACATTGGTGACCTTGTTCTGTTCATCTGGTCCAAAATAAGTGATCTTTATTATTGCGTTTAAGAATCAGGAGTCctgcttttcttgtttttgtcacTCAGTGACTCAGAGAAGTTGTATTCATCTTCACCTTCAGTGTGTTTGAGCAGGTTTTCCTCCTGAATGATGAAGCTGTTTTTAGTGGCGATTTATTCTGCACTTCTATTTActaaaacttgaaaaaaaaatgttatcctTGAACCTTTGTACTTGTGTGAATATTTGCAGAAATTTTAATTGCTGCAAGTGCTCTTAAAAATTCTCTAGTAACTTTTGTGCTGATTTATGTGATTCACTCTTTTTATTACTATGTTTCCCCTCTTACAAATGGAAAagctgtaatttaaaaaaaggtttttttcttcttttctctatTTAGTGCAGTCAGATTTTTCTGCTTCGCTCTCATTCGGCTCAGCATGACCAGCAGCTTATTGTGGCTGCATAACTGACATTTATGACTCTTTAGACCGTCttttatcatttatcagtaTTTCAAATGCTAATTGTGCCCTCAGTTGAATCACACACAGAAGTGACAAATCACACACAGCTCAGCAGAAAGCTCAGAATACACTCAgaataaaatatttcaaaatatgacAGTAGCTACAGATCCTTATTGTAGGATAAAGATGCAGACTATAAGCTTCTAACGTTAACGCCATGTGAGTTCCAACCTAAGAGTCTATGTGCAACAGTCATGGACTCATGCTAGCCTTACTTAAACCTCGTTAATTCTTGGTTTTACCCCTAATGGATTGTCACTTTTTCTCACTGGAGCCTCAAAGTGGGCTTTCCTGCATCTGCAGCTAAATTCGTCTTAAGAGATGTTGTCATCACCAGTTTTAAACAGATTGCGTCCATTCAGCTTGTAAGCATCGTCCTTTGATGGACATAAGGCGTTGACGTTCTGCGGGTTTTGTAGATTTAGAAACTCCTCTTTACTTTTTGCACACTTTAAGGGATAGCGTAACAAAGAGAAAACGGGATTTTTTTGTAGTTACAGCTTTGTGTCTCTTCAGGCAAGCTTTGGAAGCCTGAATTTGTCAGTTTTTTCCAATTCGTCCTGACATAACTATTCAAGCTCCAGTGGAACTGGAGCAACCTCAGATCTCACTCCGGTAGTTCTGAGGTTTGTCCGAGCCTCCCAAGGTCACCAGACTTGTTCTTCAGTTGTTCATGTGCTGTTTTGACTGTTTTCCTGGACCTGTcgactgtgtttgtgctgttatgttttgaagcatttttaaGGGAATTAGTGGGTCTTATAAGTACGTGTTTCAGACTATCTAAGaagtttgtgctccagttttggtgagtgaaattctagtattGTACGAGTCTATTACTAATACTGAACAAATAAACAGATGTCTGTGACTTTGTGTCTGCTAGTGTTAGCTAACAGCTAATCTCCTGTCCAAATATCCCAACTTTCAGCACATGTGGTGGAGATGTCCACAAACCAGTTTAAGCAGGTTTAAGCTCCAGTGTATTAATATTAGTGTACTTATAATTTTATTTAAGCCAGGACAACAAAGATtccgatttatttatttagtctctattgttttttaatgattttaaatgCTCGTGGGCTTGACATTGTTTATCTGGAACGTGAAGTGGATGTTTATCCCAGTTTACTTTTAATGCTCTTTGAGAAGATACAGGTGTGCTCTCTCTACAGTATaggcctgatcaatgtttttggCAGATTCTCCAGGTGTTCAGTCAGTTATGGACACATCTGAAGAGTTATTAAAGTGAAAAGCAGCTGTTTCCACTTAATGTCTCATTAATTGTAGATTGCTTGAAAAGCATATCATTTTTCTAGAATATTTTCTGGATCCACTGTATCAGTACAGTAATGCTTGGTGAGTAGGCTAATACTGTATGAGCTAACCAGTGAGATTGAATACAATTATGTGATGCGTTTTCTCTGTTAGACGGTTATGGCGTTTGATGAGCATAGCTGCGTTTTGTGTGTTAGACATGGAAAAATGTAAATTCTCGCCTTCCAGGATGAGACAGATGAGGGTTGATGACTGATGCATGCTGGGTAGGGGGAGTAATCAGTTGTAGTGAGAGGGGAGGATGAGAAGGTGATGAGATAGGAGACAGACAAGGAGAGATGAGGAGAAATGAAGCATGAAGGGAGTCGaaggggggtggggtgggggaggCCACATTGGGAAATTAACATGAAACATGTGATTCAATTTAATATCAAACTGCTAAATAAGTTTTGAGCCAAAAATGTTCAAAGCCTGTTCTTATCTGCTCTGAATGACCTGCATATGGGAGGTTGAAGACATTTGCATTTTAGCTACAGGTCATGATTACCTCCATTATTACTATGATTCCCAGGAAGTATGTGGTTCTTCCTCTACGTGCCAAAAGCTACAGCCTGTTTAATGGCCACTTCAGGTTGACTCCAAAGATGTAGGTAGAAGCTTACAGCCTGATACG
The Maylandia zebra isolate NMK-2024a linkage group LG7, Mzebra_GT3a, whole genome shotgun sequence DNA segment above includes these coding regions:
- the mbd2 gene encoding methyl-CpG-binding domain protein 2 isoform X2; this translates as MMERKRTDCPALPPGWKKEEVIRKSGLSAGKSDVYYYSPSGKKFRSKPQLSRYLGNTVDLACFDFRTGKMMPGKLQKNKQRFRHDPLSMAKGGKPDLNTALPIRQTASIFKQPVTKVTSHPGNKVKTDLQRAIEQPKQLFWEKRLKGLRSSDVTEQVLRTMDLPKGLQSVGPDASDDTLLSAIASALHMSSAPITGQTSVAAEKNPAIWLNTSQPLCKAFTVTDEHIRVPLFTSLRVITAFILIQTTNQKPDLPQPKRHPF
- the mbd2 gene encoding methyl-CpG-binding domain protein 2 isoform X1 — encoded protein: MMERKRTDCPALPPGWKKEEVIRKSGLSAGKSDVYYYSPSGKKFRSKPQLSRYLGNTVDLACFDFRTGKMMPGKLQKNKQRFRHDPLSMAKGGKPDLNTALPIRQTASIFKQPVTKVTSHPGNKVKTDLQRAIEQPKQLFWEKRLKGLRSSDVTEQVLRTMDLPKGLQSVGPDASDDTLLSAIASALHMSSAPITGQTSVAAEKNPAIWLNTSQPLCKAFTVTDEHIREQEMKVYQARRSLEKALMADSLARAAENTRELLEGKKA